The Streptomyces sp. NBC_01244 genome contains a region encoding:
- a CDS encoding helix-turn-helix domain-containing protein yields MDDLRARPAAPDLCDRVLGYRPFRFDERAQAGPPREAGAVARNRHLIVPDGVVKVTLGTGAPVSVRDACAPGRSLTGLSLAAGVRTTSVIGERTGPAEGVSVLLTPLGAYRLFGVPMSEWSDWPVAPEDLNREPWTGLPDRLAEVPDVDGRCALLDRVLRDALASGPAASPEVAWAWQRIKGTAGRIRIEVLAARTGWSRRHLERRFRCEIGVSPKAVAQVMRLQEALRLKGSGADWAGAAMHAGYHDQPHFDRVFKSMTGCTPTAFIAHRTAASVRDVLDFVPGVVTSAILSVPPTGAAPAPLSSRSAACGQGAWQPQRGHAIGVRSLP; encoded by the coding sequence ACGGGCGCAGGCGGGGCCGCCCCGCGAGGCGGGGGCAGTGGCGCGGAACCGGCATCTCATCGTTCCCGACGGCGTCGTGAAGGTGACGCTGGGCACCGGCGCTCCTGTGTCCGTACGAGACGCTTGCGCCCCGGGCCGTTCCCTGACCGGGCTCTCGCTGGCGGCAGGGGTGCGGACCACGTCCGTGATCGGTGAACGCACCGGCCCCGCCGAAGGCGTGAGCGTCCTGCTCACCCCGCTCGGCGCCTACCGGCTGTTCGGTGTGCCCATGTCCGAGTGGTCCGATTGGCCGGTGGCGCCCGAGGACCTGAACCGCGAGCCCTGGACCGGCCTGCCGGACCGCCTCGCCGAGGTTCCGGATGTGGACGGGCGCTGCGCCCTCCTGGACCGCGTTCTGCGTGATGCACTCGCCTCCGGCCCGGCCGCCAGCCCGGAGGTGGCCTGGGCCTGGCAGCGTATAAAGGGCACGGCCGGCCGGATCCGCATCGAGGTGCTCGCAGCCCGGACCGGCTGGAGCAGACGCCACCTGGAGCGCCGCTTCCGCTGCGAGATCGGGGTGAGCCCGAAGGCTGTGGCGCAGGTGATGAGGCTGCAGGAGGCGCTGCGGCTGAAAGGTTCCGGCGCAGACTGGGCCGGTGCCGCGATGCACGCCGGGTACCACGACCAGCCCCACTTCGACCGGGTGTTCAAGTCGATGACGGGTTGCACACCGACCGCGTTCATCGCCCACCGCACTGCGGCATCTGTGCGCGATGTGCTGGACTTCGTGCCGGGGGTGGTGACGAGCGCGATCCTGTCCGTACCGCCGACGGGTGCCGCTCCCGCACCCCTGAGCTCACGGTCTGCCGCATGCGGTCAAGGGGCCTGGCAGCCGCAGCGCGGGCACGCGATCGGCGTCCGGAGCCTGCCGTAG